The Fibrobacter sp. UWB2 genome window below encodes:
- a CDS encoding polysaccharide pyruvyl transferase family protein, with translation MGDLLNKDMLESLFQIKVQRVSKKESNIFAIGSSLSSALRLRALYSVNFKRQIKQVIIKLFNIDPFYIWGTGFMDYNTKEENIVQFRNLKFLSLRGNLSKNRVERVLGEDLNIPTGDGGLLVDRWIGEKPPKKYRLGIIPHYKEKDSPFVGEMKKKYSDSVIIDLGKKPIDVVKEIASCETILSSSLHGLIVADSFHIPNKHILLYPYGERMLGDGFKFADYYSSYGLKDNPIDVTTTTWPTIQSIIDDYCIEPSVVEKKKDEIFSVFPR, from the coding sequence ATGGGTGATTTGCTTAATAAAGACATGCTTGAGTCTTTATTTCAAATTAAAGTTCAAAGAGTAAGTAAAAAAGAAAGTAATATATTTGCCATTGGCAGTTCTTTATCATCTGCACTTCGACTTCGTGCGCTGTATTCAGTCAATTTTAAAAGACAAATAAAACAAGTAATAATAAAATTATTCAATATTGATCCTTTTTATATTTGGGGAACTGGTTTCATGGATTATAATACTAAAGAAGAGAATATAGTTCAATTTAGAAATCTTAAGTTTTTATCATTGAGAGGAAATCTTTCTAAAAATAGAGTTGAGAGAGTTTTAGGAGAAGATCTTAATATACCTACAGGTGATGGAGGATTGCTTGTTGACAGATGGATTGGTGAAAAACCGCCAAAGAAATATCGTTTAGGAATTATTCCTCATTACAAAGAAAAGGATTCGCCATTTGTTGGTGAAATGAAGAAAAAATATTCTGATTCAGTAATCATTGATTTGGGAAAGAAGCCAATAGATGTGGTCAAGGAAATAGCATCATGTGAAACCATATTGTCAAGTAGTTTGCATGGATTGATAGTAGCAGATAGTTTTCATATCCCCAATAAGCATATACTCTTGTATCCTTATGGAGAGAGAATGTTGGGTGACGGATTTAAGTTTGCCGACTATTATTCATCATATGGATTGAAAGACAACCCTATAGATGTGACGACAACCACTTGGCCAACTATTCAGTCTATTATAGATGATTATTGCATAGAGCCTTCTGTTGTTGAAAAGAAGAAAGATGAAATCTTTTCGGTCTTCCCTAGATAA
- a CDS encoding sulfate ABC transporter substrate-binding protein, which translates to MNLHFFKTVFAVALVAGAGCFFGCSSEKAPEIENNTLVNVSYDPTREFYSNYNHIFMKHWKEATGKDVKITQFHGGSGKQALEVVNGLEADVVTLALEYDVNIVRDAGLIENGWVKEFPHNSAPYTSTIVFLVRKGNPKKIRDWNDLVKDGIGIITPDPKTSGGARWNYLAAWAYAEKQFNGDEEQVKDFMKKLYQNVLDLASGARGSTNTFIEERKGDVLLSWENEAFLSLKDYPKDYEIVMPSVSVLAEPSVAIVDKIVDKRNTRKLATEYLNYLYSDEAQHVAAKHHYRPTNKAILDEYKEFDQNVNLITIEHFGGWDKAQAKHFADGAIFDQIYEKN; encoded by the coding sequence ATGAATCTGCATTTTTTCAAGACGGTTTTTGCGGTGGCGCTGGTGGCGGGCGCGGGTTGTTTTTTCGGTTGCAGTTCGGAAAAGGCTCCCGAGATTGAGAACAACACGCTTGTCAACGTGTCTTACGACCCGACGCGTGAATTCTATTCCAATTACAATCATATTTTTATGAAGCATTGGAAAGAGGCGACCGGCAAGGATGTGAAAATTACGCAGTTCCATGGCGGTTCGGGCAAGCAGGCGCTTGAGGTGGTGAACGGGCTTGAAGCGGATGTGGTCACGCTCGCGCTGGAATACGACGTGAACATTGTCCGTGACGCAGGGCTTATTGAAAACGGCTGGGTCAAGGAATTTCCGCACAACAGCGCTCCTTACACTTCGACTATCGTGTTCCTCGTGCGCAAGGGGAATCCCAAGAAAATCAGGGACTGGAACGATCTCGTCAAGGACGGCATCGGCATCATCACGCCAGATCCCAAAACTTCAGGCGGCGCGCGCTGGAATTATCTCGCGGCTTGGGCTTATGCAGAAAAGCAGTTCAACGGAGATGAGGAGCAAGTCAAAGATTTCATGAAAAAGCTTTACCAAAATGTTCTTGACCTCGCTTCGGGTGCTCGCGGTTCCACGAATACGTTCATTGAAGAACGCAAGGGCGATGTGCTGCTTTCTTGGGAAAACGAGGCGTTCCTTTCGCTCAAGGACTACCCCAAGGATTACGAAATCGTGATGCCGAGTGTGAGCGTTTTGGCAGAGCCTTCTGTCGCGATTGTAGATAAGATTGTAGACAAGCGCAACACGCGTAAACTTGCGACGGAATACCTGAATTATCTATACTCCGATGAAGCGCAGCATGTTGCGGCAAAGCATCATTACCGTCCGACAAACAAGGCGATTCTTGACGAGTACAAAGAATTCGATCAGAATGTCAATCTGATTACGATTGAGCATTTTGGCGGTTGGGATAAAGCACAAGCCAAGCACTTTGCCGACGGCGCCATTTTTGACCAGATTTACGAGAAAAATTAA
- a CDS encoding glycosyltransferase family A protein — MKTMHPTFSIIIPHKEIPDLLMRCLQSIPVSEDIQVIVVDDNSADADTYLERYPELSRPYLEFIRTTKGGGAGYARNVGLDHAKGKWILFADSDDFFVEDMYDIICSYVDSETDVIYFKSNSVLSADINREAKRNAHVNKIINQYLIDGDEWPIRAQMYVPWGKMVKRDVMVKHDIRFDEVMYADDAYCSLQIGYYARTIQVVNRVLYVVTSRPDSQMSDFCLKPNELKLRAEAAFRMDKFMLQNDFCREHRLKFFLVKMLTHDRRLFKYYFFKLEEIYPSKLSALRDICKNSPRRFKIKFYLYSLLVWTRLL, encoded by the coding sequence ATGAAAACAATGCATCCTACATTTAGTATTATCATTCCTCATAAAGAGATACCGGATCTTCTAATGCGGTGCTTACAGTCAATCCCTGTATCTGAGGACATTCAAGTGATTGTGGTAGACGACAATAGTGCAGATGCTGACACCTACTTGGAGAGGTATCCGGAACTGTCACGCCCCTATCTGGAGTTTATCAGAACGACAAAAGGTGGAGGTGCAGGCTATGCCAGGAATGTAGGATTAGACCATGCTAAAGGGAAATGGATATTGTTTGCTGATTCGGATGACTTCTTTGTTGAAGACATGTATGATATCATCTGCTCATACGTTGATTCAGAAACAGATGTTATATACTTTAAATCTAATTCGGTTCTTTCAGCAGATATAAATAGAGAAGCAAAACGGAATGCTCATGTAAACAAAATAATTAATCAATACCTGATAGACGGTGACGAGTGGCCTATTAGAGCACAAATGTATGTACCATGGGGTAAAATGGTTAAAAGAGATGTGATGGTCAAACACGACATCCGTTTTGACGAAGTAATGTATGCTGATGATGCTTACTGTTCTTTACAGATAGGCTATTACGCAAGGACAATTCAGGTTGTTAATAGGGTCCTTTACGTTGTCACTTCTCGTCCTGATTCCCAGATGTCAGATTTTTGTTTAAAGCCCAATGAGTTGAAACTTAGAGCAGAGGCAGCCTTTCGGATGGACAAATTTATGCTGCAAAATGATTTTTGTAGAGAGCATCGATTGAAATTTTTTTTAGTTAAGATGTTAACGCATGACAGGAGGTTGTTCAAGTACTACTTCTTCAAGTTGGAAGAAATCTATCCGTCAAAGTTATCGGCATTACGGGATATTTGCAAGAATAGTCCCCGAAGATTCAAGATTAAATTCTATTTATATTCATTATTGGTATGGACAAGACTCCTGTAA
- a CDS encoding glycosyltransferase family 2 protein, whose translation MDKDSVSIVANIKTMTPTYSIIIPHKGIPDLLMRCLRSIPVSEDIQVIVVDDNSVGADTYLERYSELSRPYLEFVRTTKGGGTGYARNVGLEHAKGKWLLFADADDFFVEDMHDIISSYVDSEADVIYFKNKAVLSENINIESNRCSWMNRKIDQCLKDGDEWPVRFKLFVPWAKMVKRDLVVKYNIRFDEVVYSADVYFSMLVGYHAGIIKVANITLYVVTFRPKSLSAEFCTKPGELKTRAEVFFREEKFLIRHNICRVRSMRKYLLIMLKKDHSLFKYYFYKLDELYPSKLLALLDISKGTSLFIKIKLYIYSLLIWARIL comes from the coding sequence ATGGACAAGGATTCTGTAAGTATTGTCGCAAATATTAAAACGATGACTCCAACGTATAGTATCATCATACCCCATAAAGGCATTCCGGATTTGCTGATGCGATGCTTGAGGTCAATACCTGTATCTGAGGATATCCAGGTGATTGTGGTGGATGACAACAGTGTGGGTGCTGACACCTATTTGGAAAGATACTCAGAGCTGTCACGCCCTTATCTGGAGTTTGTCAGAACGACTAAGGGCGGAGGAACTGGCTATGCCAGGAATGTAGGACTGGAGCATGCTAAAGGCAAATGGCTGCTGTTTGCCGATGCGGATGACTTCTTTGTTGAAGATATGCATGACATCATCAGCTCATACGTTGATTCGGAAGCAGATGTCATATACTTCAAAAACAAGGCGGTTCTTTCGGAGAATATAAACATAGAATCAAATCGATGTTCTTGGATGAATAGAAAGATTGATCAGTGTTTGAAAGATGGTGATGAATGGCCTGTAAGATTTAAGTTGTTTGTTCCATGGGCCAAGATGGTAAAAAGGGATTTAGTTGTTAAATACAATATCCGATTTGACGAAGTAGTGTATTCGGCTGATGTATATTTTTCCATGCTTGTTGGTTATCATGCAGGAATCATCAAGGTTGCAAATATAACCCTATATGTCGTGACTTTTCGTCCCAAATCATTAAGTGCAGAATTTTGCACCAAGCCAGGTGAATTGAAAACAAGGGCAGAAGTGTTTTTCCGAGAAGAAAAATTCTTGATTAGGCATAATATCTGTAGAGTTAGGTCTATGAGAAAATATTTATTGATAATGTTGAAGAAAGACCATTCTTTATTCAAATATTACTTTTATAAATTAGACGAATTATATCCATCAAAACTATTGGCATTGCTTGATATTAGCAAAGGTACATCTCTGTTTATTAAAATCAAGTTGTATATATATTCATTGCTGATATGGGCAAGGATTCTGTGA
- the thiS gene encoding sulfur carrier protein ThiS → MIITVAGNKKEVKDGLTVAELIEQEKVETPQYVTVSLNDEFVENDNFATTALKDGDNVEFLYFMGGGQ, encoded by the coding sequence ATGATTATTACCGTAGCTGGAAACAAGAAAGAAGTTAAAGACGGCCTCACCGTCGCAGAACTCATTGAACAAGAAAAGGTCGAAACGCCGCAGTATGTGACCGTTTCCCTGAACGATGAATTTGTCGAAAACGACAATTTCGCAACGACTGCTCTCAAGGACGGCGACAACGTCGAATTCCTCTACTTCATGGGAGGTGGTCAGTAA
- a CDS encoding O-acetylhomoserine aminocarboxypropyltransferase/cysteine synthase family protein: MDFNTTLLHHNFESERSTGSTLTPIYQVSAFSQESAEKLEAVFNNRAPGFAYTRIGNPTTDSFERRIASLEKGIGAIACSSGMAAVTMSLLNILQSGDEVIASTALFGGTIDLFHDLEAFGIKTRYVTEVTAESVRSQLSDKTKAVFTELIGNPKLNVVDIQSVADVAHEAGVPLIVDSTTATPYLVHPFDFGADIVVHSSSKYINGNGSAISGIIVDSGKFKWDYTKYKGLEEYKRFSKFAYLAKLRNGVWRNIGCCLAPATAFLNSLGLETLGLRMERLCDNALQLAEFLQGFEGIKVNYPALKGNPYYDLVQKQFNGKGGAIISIDAGSKEKAFKLINNLKYATIATNIGDLRTLVIHPDSTIFTHSTKLQKKNAGVFEGSIRISVGIEDIADLKEDFEQAIKQIS, translated from the coding sequence ATGGATTTTAATACGACTTTATTGCATCATAATTTTGAAAGTGAACGAAGTACCGGCTCTACGCTTACCCCTATTTATCAAGTCAGTGCATTTTCGCAAGAATCCGCAGAGAAACTCGAAGCTGTTTTTAACAATAGGGCTCCGGGTTTTGCATATACGCGCATTGGAAACCCCACGACAGATTCTTTCGAAAGGCGCATTGCATCTCTTGAAAAGGGCATTGGCGCCATAGCCTGCTCGTCGGGCATGGCTGCCGTGACGATGTCGCTCTTGAACATTTTGCAGTCCGGCGACGAAGTTATTGCAAGTACGGCATTGTTTGGCGGCACGATCGACTTGTTCCACGATTTGGAAGCATTCGGCATTAAAACCCGTTACGTCACAGAAGTTACCGCTGAGAGCGTTCGTTCGCAATTGAGCGATAAGACCAAGGCAGTTTTTACAGAACTTATCGGCAACCCGAAACTCAATGTCGTTGATATTCAAAGCGTTGCAGATGTCGCACACGAAGCAGGCGTCCCGCTGATTGTCGACAGCACGACGGCAACTCCTTACCTTGTTCATCCTTTTGACTTTGGCGCAGATATCGTTGTCCACTCCTCTTCCAAGTACATCAACGGAAACGGCAGTGCCATCAGCGGCATCATCGTCGATAGCGGAAAATTCAAGTGGGATTACACCAAATACAAGGGCTTGGAAGAATACAAGCGCTTTAGCAAGTTTGCGTACCTCGCAAAGCTCCGCAACGGCGTCTGGCGCAATATTGGTTGTTGTCTCGCACCCGCGACCGCATTCCTGAACTCGCTCGGGCTTGAAACTCTCGGACTCCGCATGGAACGCCTTTGCGATAACGCACTGCAGCTCGCTGAATTTTTGCAGGGTTTCGAAGGCATCAAGGTCAACTACCCCGCATTGAAGGGCAATCCCTATTACGATCTCGTTCAAAAGCAGTTTAACGGCAAGGGCGGCGCCATCATCTCGATTGACGCAGGCTCCAAGGAAAAGGCTTTCAAGCTCATCAACAACTTGAAATACGCTACAATTGCCACCAACATTGGCGACTTGCGCACACTCGTCATCCACCCGGATAGCACGATTTTCACGCACAGTACCAAACTGCAAAAAAAAAACGCAGGCGTTTTCGAAGGTTCCATCCGCATCAGCGTAGGTATTGAAGATATTGCCGATCTCAAGGAAGATTTTGAACAAGCTATAAAGCAAATTTCGTAG
- a CDS encoding ABC transporter ATP-binding protein, whose product MKAIEFNHVGKQYRLGLVSTGTFKNDLSRWWAMNVLGKEDPFLKIGDTNIRSTKGDSDFVWALKDINFSVEQGDVVGIIGKNGAGKSTLLKLLSRVTAPTVGEINVCGRIASLLEVGTGFHPEMTGRENIYMNGAIMGMTKAEITRKLDEIVDFSGCERYIDTPVKRYSSGMKVRLGFAVAAHLEPEILVVDEVLAVGDAEFQKKAIGKMQDVSKGQGRTVLFVSHNMAAVRSLCQKGVVLRDGMTAFIGTVDEAVNHYKESSTSQAEEQKLMTDCIQECKSFLKISEIQINNTPYNFTSLNHGQEVFDVLVKGNTSEPMRCDIKLVIKKLDGTPMACYMEGRYKGHLNDIPPSEFAIERHIRLPKYMADGAYTIDMALYEPNCQVFFKAPNCQTIRVEGFYDQFAHPINLSRDGFWGLESV is encoded by the coding sequence ATGAAGGCTATTGAGTTTAATCATGTAGGCAAGCAATATCGCTTGGGGCTGGTATCCACAGGTACCTTCAAAAATGACTTGAGTCGTTGGTGGGCCATGAATGTCTTGGGCAAGGAAGATCCCTTCCTGAAGATTGGCGATACCAACATACGTTCCACGAAGGGCGACAGCGATTTTGTATGGGCGCTGAAGGATATCAATTTCAGTGTGGAGCAAGGCGATGTAGTAGGCATCATTGGCAAGAATGGCGCAGGTAAGAGTACCTTGCTGAAATTACTCTCTCGTGTGACTGCTCCAACCGTTGGCGAGATTAACGTCTGCGGTCGTATTGCCTCACTGCTTGAAGTAGGTACAGGCTTCCACCCAGAGATGACAGGTCGTGAGAACATCTATATGAATGGTGCCATCATGGGCATGACCAAGGCAGAGATTACCCGCAAACTCGACGAAATCGTTGATTTCTCTGGTTGCGAGCGTTATATCGACACCCCCGTCAAGCGCTATTCGTCGGGTATGAAGGTGCGCTTAGGGTTTGCTGTTGCCGCTCATTTGGAGCCAGAGATTCTGGTAGTTGATGAGGTACTGGCCGTAGGCGATGCCGAATTTCAGAAGAAAGCTATCGGCAAGATGCAGGATGTGTCGAAAGGGCAAGGAAGGACTGTTCTTTTTGTAAGTCATAATATGGCTGCAGTCCGTAGTCTCTGTCAGAAGGGTGTCGTCCTTCGCGATGGCATGACGGCTTTCATCGGCACAGTCGATGAAGCCGTCAATCATTATAAGGAATCATCTACCTCTCAAGCGGAGGAACAGAAACTGATGACCGATTGCATCCAAGAATGCAAGAGTTTCTTGAAAATTAGCGAAATCCAGATAAACAACACGCCATATAACTTCACATCCCTCAACCATGGTCAGGAAGTATTTGATGTGCTTGTCAAGGGTAATACCAGTGAACCCATGAGGTGTGACATCAAGTTGGTCATAAAAAAGTTGGATGGAACTCCAATGGCATGTTATATGGAAGGTCGTTATAAAGGGCATCTTAACGATATTCCACCTAGTGAATTTGCCATTGAGCGCCACATTCGTCTTCCCAAATACATGGCTGATGGCGCTTATACCATAGACATGGCTTTATACGAACCCAATTGTCAGGTGTTTTTTAAAGCGCCCAATTGCCAGACCATCCGTGTTGAAGGTTTTTATGACCAATTTGCGCACCCAATCAACCTTTCAAGGGATGGTTTTTGGGGCCTGGAATCAGTATAA
- a CDS encoding glycosyltransferase family 2 protein → MDKPLFSIIIPHYDIPDLLMRCLKSIPVSEDIQVIVVDDDSLDADTYLERYPELSRPFLEFIRAPKNGGAGYARNIGLDHAKGKWLLFADADDFFVEDMYDLILSDIDSEADIIFFKKKSVLSDNVNIETVRDPHINRRIDQYLSDGDEWYIRVRLDVPWGKMMKRDLINKYNIRFDEVMYGNDIIFSMQSGYYAKSIKVINEILYVSTSRPNSLADDFCSKPRELEIRAEVAFMADRFLIRNKYDRERRLKPYLWRMLKQDRRLFKYYFYKLDEIYPSKLKALNDLRKGHSIIYQVLLYIYFFWLWIIR, encoded by the coding sequence ATGGATAAGCCGCTGTTTAGTATCATAATTCCTCATTACGATATTCCAGACTTGCTGATGCGCTGTCTGAAATCCATCCCTGTGTCTGAAGACATTCAGGTGATCGTAGTGGATGATGATAGCCTAGATGCAGACACATATTTGGAAAGATATCCAGAACTTTCCCGTCCTTTCCTCGAATTTATTCGTGCACCTAAAAATGGAGGGGCTGGTTATGCCAGGAATATCGGTTTAGATCATGCAAAAGGAAAATGGCTCCTGTTTGCAGATGCAGATGACTTTTTTGTTGAAGATATGTATGATTTGATATTATCCGATATTGATTCAGAAGCAGATATCATTTTCTTCAAAAAGAAGTCGGTTCTTTCTGATAATGTTAATATAGAAACAGTTAGGGATCCTCATATAAATAGGAGAATTGATCAATATCTTTCGGATGGTGATGAATGGTATATAAGAGTTAGGCTGGATGTTCCATGGGGCAAAATGATGAAAAGGGATTTGATAAACAAATACAATATTCGATTTGACGAAGTAATGTATGGTAATGATATAATATTTTCTATGCAATCTGGTTATTATGCTAAAAGCATTAAAGTTATCAATGAAATCCTTTATGTTAGTACTTCCCGCCCTAATTCATTAGCAGATGATTTTTGTTCTAAGCCTAGAGAGTTAGAGATAAGGGCGGAGGTGGCTTTTATGGCTGACAGATTTTTGATACGAAATAAATATGATAGAGAACGTAGGTTAAAGCCTTATCTATGGAGGATGTTAAAACAGGATCGAAGGTTGTTCAAATATTATTTTTATAAGCTTGACGAAATATATCCTTCAAAATTGAAAGCACTAAATGACCTGCGTAAAGGGCATTCTATCATATATCAAGTGCTATTATACATATACTTTTTCTGGTTATGGATAATTCGTTAG
- a CDS encoding glycosyltransferase family 2 protein, with product MDKTPVSIMANIKSMCPTFSIIIPHYDIPDLLMRCLKSIPVSEDIQVIVVDDNSPDADTYLERYPELSRPYLEFIRASKNGGAGYARNIGLDHAKGKWLLFADADDFFVGNMYDIINTHVESDADVIYFQKRAVYSDNLNCKSSRSGYIDKIMDIYLKTGDEVPVRTRYNVPWGKMIKKSLVENHHICFEKIKYSNDILFSVHVGCLAKKIEAIDTVLYVVTYHEGSATYEFCKKPDELRIRAGAAFRYDSFLFQHNMSQGREIVSYIKRMLSQDRNLFKYYFIRLDEIYTSKIAALKDITKGCSCRFKIKLYFYSFKIWISRCLVS from the coding sequence ATGGACAAGACTCCTGTAAGTATTATGGCAAATATAAAATCTATGTGTCCTACGTTTAGTATCATCATACCTCACTACGATATTCCGGACTTGCTGATGCGCTGTCTGAAGTCAATACCTGTATCTGAAGATATTCAGGTGATTGTAGTGGATGATAACAGCCCTGATGCAGATACCTATTTGGAAAGATATCCAGAGCTGTCTCGTCCATACTTAGAGTTTATTCGTGCTTCTAAGAATGGAGGGGCTGGATATGCCCGAAATATCGGATTAGATCATGCAAAAGGGAAATGGCTGTTGTTTGCAGATGCAGATGACTTCTTTGTGGGCAATATGTATGATATTATTAATACGCATGTAGAATCTGACGCCGATGTTATCTATTTCCAGAAACGGGCAGTTTATTCTGATAATCTGAACTGCAAATCATCCAGAAGTGGCTATATTGATAAAATAATGGATATTTATCTCAAAACGGGTGATGAGGTGCCAGTAAGAACCAGATATAATGTACCATGGGGTAAAATGATTAAGAAAAGTCTGGTAGAGAATCATCACATTTGTTTTGAAAAAATCAAGTATTCTAATGACATTCTTTTTTCCGTACATGTAGGTTGTTTAGCAAAGAAGATCGAAGCCATTGATACTGTTCTATATGTCGTGACATATCATGAAGGTTCAGCGACTTATGAATTTTGTAAAAAACCTGATGAATTAAGAATTAGAGCAGGAGCTGCATTCAGATATGATTCTTTTTTATTTCAACACAATATGAGCCAAGGAAGAGAAATTGTATCTTACATAAAAAGGATGTTAAGCCAGGACAGGAATTTATTTAAGTACTACTTCATAAGATTGGACGAAATCTATACATCAAAGATAGCCGCGCTCAAAGACATCACTAAAGGTTGTTCTTGTAGATTCAAAATCAAATTGTATTTTTATTCGTTTAAAATATGGATAAGCCGCTGTTTAGTATCATAA
- a CDS encoding sulfurtransferase TusA family protein, giving the protein MSEEIKVDDTVDVTDVKCPTTFVKAKVAIEELDEGQILAIRLNDGEPVQNVPRSLKEEGHEILKLNDNQDGTFTLFVKKVGD; this is encoded by the coding sequence ATGTCAGAAGAAATTAAAGTAGACGATACCGTCGACGTCACCGACGTCAAATGCCCCACTACATTTGTCAAGGCTAAAGTCGCTATCGAAGAACTTGACGAAGGTCAGATTCTCGCGATCCGCCTGAACGACGGCGAACCGGTGCAGAATGTGCCGCGCAGCCTCAAGGAAGAAGGTCACGAAATTCTCAAGCTCAACGACAATCAGGACGGAACCTTTACGCTCTTTGTGAAAAAAGTCGGGGATTAA
- a CDS encoding ABC transporter permease, translated as MSETEQKQYWTMKIKPHEKLWHIDFKEIWHYRDLIELFVRRNIVVQYKQTILGPLWYLIQPILTVIMNMVVFGNIAKMSTDGMPQALFYMAGNICWFYFSNCLNQSSNTFVANQNMFGKVYFPRLVVPIAVVISNLLRFVIQVGLFVVLYLYFFVKGAPIAPNWTILLTPLLVMMLAGLGLGFGILISSLTTKYRDFTILFTFIVQLWMYATPIVYPLSMVEEGPLRTLIMANPMTSIIEAFKYATLGQGYFSWFALGYSFLFMSVLLLFSVVIFNKVQRNFMDTV; from the coding sequence ATGTCTGAAACAGAGCAAAAACAATACTGGACAATGAAAATTAAGCCACATGAAAAACTGTGGCATATTGATTTCAAGGAAATCTGGCATTACCGCGACCTGATAGAACTGTTCGTCAGGCGCAATATCGTGGTGCAGTATAAGCAGACCATACTGGGGCCGCTTTGGTATCTGATACAACCCATTTTGACCGTTATCATGAATATGGTGGTGTTTGGAAATATTGCTAAGATGAGTACCGACGGGATGCCCCAGGCCTTGTTTTATATGGCTGGCAACATCTGCTGGTTCTATTTCTCTAACTGTCTGAACCAGTCGTCAAACACTTTCGTAGCCAACCAGAATATGTTCGGCAAGGTCTATTTTCCCCGTTTGGTGGTGCCCATCGCTGTGGTGATATCCAATCTGTTGCGATTTGTCATTCAGGTAGGACTCTTTGTGGTGCTCTATCTCTATTTCTTTGTGAAGGGTGCTCCGATTGCCCCTAATTGGACTATTCTGCTTACTCCCCTCTTGGTCATGATGCTGGCTGGCCTTGGTCTTGGCTTTGGAATTCTGATCTCCTCGCTTACCACGAAGTATCGCGACTTCACGATTCTCTTCACCTTTATCGTCCAACTCTGGATGTATGCTACGCCTATTGTCTATCCACTCAGCATGGTGGAAGAAGGGCCCCTACGCACACTGATTATGGCCAACCCGATGACCTCCATTATCGAGGCTTTCAAGTATGCCACGTTGGGACAGGGCTATTTCTCATGGTTCGCCTTAGGCTATAGTTTCTTGTTTATGAGTGTACTGCTGCTATTCAGCGTCGTTATATTTAATAAGGTACAACGTAATTTTATGGATACTGTATGA
- a CDS encoding glycosyltransferase family A protein yields MSKMLFSIIIPHYDIPDLLMRCLKSIPVSEDIQVIVVDDNSPDADTYLERYPELSRPYLEFIRTTKGGGAGYARNIGLDHAKGEWLLFADADDFYVEDMYDIISSNADSEADVIYYKKESVLSENIKIKIDRDVYIDRMINNYYANGDEWPLRFMYCPIWGKMIKRDLINKFNIRFEEIRYSNDAFFSLFVGYHAETIEVVNKVLYVLTSRPDSLVANYCSKPNELRIRAEVHYRSDLFLHQHQMCKERSMKKYLLLMFNNDRKLFKYYFFKLDEIYPSKLSALRDFCKNKPLRFKIKFYLYSFLVWTRIL; encoded by the coding sequence ATGAGTAAGATGTTATTTAGCATCATAATACCTCATTACGATATTCCAGACTTGCTGATGCGCTGTCTGAAGTCGATACCTGTATCTGAGGATATTCAGGTGATTGTGGTGGATGATAACAGTCCAGATGCCGATACATATTTAGAGAGGTATCCTGAACTGTCGCGTCCTTATTTGGAGTTTATCAGAACGACAAAAGGTGGAGGCGCTGGCTATGCTCGCAATATAGGATTGGATCATGCAAAGGGTGAATGGCTACTGTTTGCTGATGCCGATGATTTTTATGTGGAAGATATGTATGATATCATTTCTTCAAATGCAGACTCGGAAGCTGATGTCATTTATTACAAGAAAGAATCTGTTCTTTCTGAAAATATAAAAATAAAGATTGATAGGGATGTTTATATTGATAGAATGATTAATAATTATTATGCGAATGGCGACGAATGGCCTTTAAGATTTATGTATTGTCCTATATGGGGTAAGATGATCAAAAGAGATTTGATTAATAAATTTAACATCCGCTTTGAAGAAATAAGATACTCAAATGATGCGTTTTTCTCTTTGTTTGTAGGATATCATGCTGAAACTATTGAGGTAGTTAATAAAGTCCTTTATGTCTTGACTTCCCGCCCCGATTCGTTAGTGGCTAATTATTGTTCTAAACCAAATGAGTTAAGAATAAGGGCAGAAGTGCATTATCGTTCTGATCTGTTTTTGCATCAGCATCAAATGTGTAAGGAAAGGTCCATGAAAAAATATTTGTTACTCATGTTCAATAATGACCGGAAACTGTTCAAATACTACTTCTTTAAACTTGATGAGATTTATCCGTCAAAGTTATCGGCACTGCGGGATTTTTGCAAGAACAAACCCCTAAGATTCAAGATTAAATTCTATTTATATTCATTTTTAGTATGGACAAGGATTCTGTAA